From a region of the Eulemur rufifrons isolate Redbay chromosome 7, OSU_ERuf_1, whole genome shotgun sequence genome:
- the LOC138385985 gene encoding olfactory receptor 13D1-like, with product MGRTNWTEIEFILQGLSEYPRAEKLLFVLCLVMYLVILLGNSTLITLTLLDARLHTPMYFFLGNLSFLDIWYTSSFIPSMLIHFLSEKKTISFTRCVVQMSVSYTMGSTECVLLAVMAYDRYVAICNPLRYPIIVNKALCVQMAALSWGLGFLNALTETILAVRLPFCGKNVINHFVCEILAFVKLACTDISLNEIIIMLGNVIFLFSPLLLICISYVFILSTVLRIKSAEGRKKAFSTCSAHMTVVIVFYGTILFMYMKLKSKDSTFDKLIALFYGVVTPMLNPIIYSLRNTEVHGAMRKLMGRHWFCRK from the coding sequence ATGGGAAGGACCAATTGGACAGAGATTGAGTTCATACTGCAGGGACTTTCTGAGTACCCAAGAGCTGAAAAACTTCTTTTTGTGCTGTGCTTGGTGATGTACCTGGTAATCCTCCTGGGGAACAGCACTCTGATCACCCTGACTCTCCTGGACGCCCGCCTCCACActcccatgtacttcttccttggcaatctcTCCTTTCTAGACATCTGGTACACATCCTCTTTTATCCCTTCAATGCTGATCCACTTCCTATCTGAGAAAAAAACCATCTCCTTCACTAGATGTGTTGTTCAAATGTCCGTCTCTTACACTATGGGATCCACAGAGTGTGTGCTCCTAGCAGTGATGGCGTATGACCGTTATGTGGCAATCTGCAACCCTCTGAGATACCCCATCATCGTAAACAAGGCCCTTTGTGTTCAGATGGCGGCTCTCTCCTGGGGACTAGGCTTTCTCAACGCATTGACAGAGACTATTCTTGCAGTGCGGTTGCCCTTCTGTGGAAAAAATGTCATTAATCACTTTGTTTGTGAAATACTGGCCTTTGTCAAGCTGGCTTGCACAGATATTTCCTTGAATGAGATTATTATAATGTTGGGCAatgtcatatttttgttttctccattaCTGCTGATTTGTATCTCCTACGTTTTCATCCTTTCTACTGTACTAAGAATCAAGTCagctgaaggaaggaaaaaggcttTTTCTACCTGCTCAGCCCACATGACAGTAGTGATTGTGTTTTATGGGACAATCCTCTTCATGTACATGAAGCTGAAGTCCAAAGATTCTACTTTTGATAAGCTGATTGCCCTGTTCTATGGTGTGGTCACCCCCATGCTCAATCCTatcatctacagcctgaggaataCAGAGGTGCATGGAGCTATGAGAAAATTGATGGGCAGACACTGGTTCTGCAGGAAATGA